In Nomia melanderi isolate GNS246 chromosome 5, iyNomMela1, whole genome shotgun sequence, a single genomic region encodes these proteins:
- the LOC116424531 gene encoding uncharacterized protein LOC116424531 translates to MDDHFDIPNMKMSANELLAFQRDLKQERELLLKLLTKIETQVHRLQVEQLHLLGVMNKLLKDSEDKSPSYESEHENEENLSNTSLNLSVASALKYFEEEEEEDDEDEDNI, encoded by the exons aTGGATGACCATTTCGATATACCTAATATGAAAATGAGCGCTAATGAGTTGCTCGCTTTTCAAAGAGATCTGAAGCAGGAAAGGGAACTTCTTTTGAAATTACTGACAAAAATTGAAACCCAAGTACACAGACTACAG GTGGAACAGCTTCATTTACTCGGAGTAATGAACAAATTACTGAAGGATTCTGAAGATAAGTCTCCATCATATGAATCTGAAcatgaaaacgaagaaaacctATCGAATACATCTTTGAACTTATCGGTAGCCTCAGCTTTAAAATActttgaagaagaagaagaagaagatgatgaagatgaagataatatttaa
- the LOC116424528 gene encoding mitochondrial import inner membrane translocase subunit Tim17-A, translating into MAEYSREPCPWRIMDDCGGAFTMGAIGSGIFQSIKGFHNAPAGINKRLLGSVMAVKERSPIIAGSFATWGVVFSTIDCTMVHIRKKEDPWNSIISGAAAGGILSARNGLVAMAGSAFIGGVILALIEGLGICITRYSAEQYKPLSLPDDSVSG; encoded by the coding sequence ATGGCAGAATACTCGAGAGAACCATGTCCTTGGCGTATAATGGACGACTGTGGTGGTGCATTCACAATGGGTGCAATTGGCAGtggaatttttcaaagtattaaaGGTTTTCATAATGCACCTGCGGGAATAAATAAACGACTTTTGGGAAGTGTGATGGCTGTTAAAGAACGGTCGCCGATTATTGCTGGAAGTTTTGCAACATGGGGCGTAGTGTTCTCTACAATAGATTGCACAATGGTTCATATAAGGAAGAAGGAAGATCCTTGGAATTCTATTATCAGTGGTGCAGCAGCTGGTGGTATATTGTCGGCAAGAAATGGTTTAGTAGCAATGGCCGGTAGTGCATTCATAGGTGGGGTGATATTGGCTTTAATCGAAGGTTTAGGGATATGTATAACACGTTATAGTGCAGAGCAGTATAAGCCTCTCTCCCTCCCGGATGATTCAGTCAGCGGGTAA